The Nymphaea colorata isolate Beijing-Zhang1983 chromosome 7, ASM883128v2, whole genome shotgun sequence DNA window ATCCAGCGATAACTCTGTCTGTGAACTCTCATGCCTATTATAACTTTAGCATCTTTTGCTTTTGGCCTTCATATTGTTgcattgttttcttttgcttcagcTCCTCGTTGCACTTCTTCTGTATACCTCAATAACAGAAAAAGACGGAATTAGAAGACATTTCTTCCATTAATGGCAGTCTTTGATTGTGTTCTCCTTCATGGCtttgtttattttatcttttgtaacaaagtgAATGATGTTTAAAGTGTGTGATCATGTTTAAGAGAATTGGTTGTAActatgtgatgattaagaatatTGATTCTAATTCTTCTTGTGTAGAGAAAAACTGCTTAATGTGAAATGGTGAGAGTTGAGAAACCAAGTAATGCTGTTGGAAAACCAGGCCAAGGGACGACGGGCCAAATCCTAACCCAACACAGTCTAGCCCGGCCCTATCCACCTCGGCCCGACCTATTTAGCTGTTAaaaaatgggccgggccgggccttaGACATGGTTGACTAGGCCCGGTACCTAGCCTGGCCTGGCCCATTAATTGTCAGACCGGGTAGCAGGCCGAACCAGTCCAAATTTGGAATGTTAATGGCGGGTCGCGGAATTGCCAGATGCCCATGTCAAGCGACCTCTCCCTCCTTTATCGTTGCATAAGAGAGCAAAACAGTGGAAACGAATGCGCTGGTGGTGATTTTTGTGCATGTTTCTCAGCCCTCTTTTTTATCATGGCGCTTCAGCTGTCAGGGTTTCTTCTGATCTTCCTTCTTCGTATTCTTGCTCATATCTGCAGATCAGCTGTGGCTGCACTCGATAGCATCTTTGTCTTCAATGGCTTCCAGCGGTCGGACTTGAGCTTATTAGACTCTGCAACCGTTAACGAGATGGGGGCCCTTTGCCTGACTAACGGTAGTCGTAGCATGATCACCGGTGGCTGCACTCGATAGCATCTTTGTCTTCAACAGCTTCCAGCAGTCAGACTTGAGCTTATCAGACTCTACAACCGTTAACGAGACGAGGACCCTTTTCCTGACTAATGATAGTCGTAGCATGAATTCAGCCATCAAAGGCCATGCATTCAATCGTTCCattcttcaattaaaaaaactcTCCCTTTGCTAGGACAATCCAATCATTCAGTACTCATTTCGTGTTTGACATTGTATCGGAGTTCCAGGAGTTAGGTGGCCATGGCTTCGCCTTCGTCGTGGCGCCCTCCACCAACTTCTCTGATGCCACTAGAGGCCGCTACCTCGACCTCTTCAACGAGTCGAACAACAGAAACCCCACCAATCATATATTTTCAGTTGAATTCGACACCGCTCAACAAGCAATTTTGATGGATACAGATGCAAGCCATGTGGCCATCAACGTTAACCGTGTAATATCCAATGCCTCTGCACCTGCTGCTTACTATATAGAGTATGGCAAGATGGAATGGGTGGTTCTAGATAGCAAGACGACCATTCAGGCATGGATAGAATATGATGGACAGATGAAGCAGCTGAATGTCACCATAGCTCCATTGTCACACCCACTCCAGCCTAACCGCTCACTCATTCATATCCCATTGATCTGTCCCCTACTCTGCTTGAACACATGTATGCTGGATTCTCTTCTGGTACAGACAGGCTGGTTAGCAAGCACTATATTTTGGGATGGAGCGCCAAGATGAGCGAACAACACCTGGACCTTTCACGCCTTCCCTCTATTAGTGATGAATCTCCTCTGTGGAAGTCTTCTAAGTTGTTCTTGAACGTACATTTCTGTAGCGTTGGTGGATCTATCATTTCTCATGATCACAGTTGGCATTTCTTATTTGGCCTATAGGAATTGAAAGCTGACATCCAAGAAGATAGAAGGATGGGAGATAGACTACCCACATAGGTTCTCATACAGGGAACTCTACAGGGCAACCAAGGGTTTCAAGGATGAATTGGGCAAAGGAAGTTTCGACAGTGTCTACAAAGGTGTGATGCCAGGCACCGGATTGGAAGTTGCAGTCAAGAAAGTATCGCCTGAGTCAAAACAGGGAATGAGGGAGTTTGTTGCAGAAGTGTCGAGCTTGGGGAGGATGAGACACATAAACTTGGTCCAATTGCATGGTTGGTGTAGATGAGGAGACGACCTGCTCTTGGTTTATGAATTCATGCCAAATTGGAGCCTAGACACTTTGCTTTTTGATGTGAAAGCAGGAAGCCTCAGTTGGGAACAGAGGTTCAATATTCTGAAGGGAATTGCTTCCAGCCTGCTGTATCTTCATGAAGAATGGGAGCAAGTGGTTGTGCACAGGATGTTAAAGCAAGTAATGTGTTGTTGGATGGTGATCTAAATGGCAGGTTGAGTGATTTTGGGCATGCCAGACTCTTTGGGCATGGGACCAACCCAAAGACAACCCACATCGTTTGGAGCTTCGGGTACATGGCGCTGGAGCTCTCCCACACCTACAAGTCCATGACGAGTTCAGATGT harbors:
- the LOC116257240 gene encoding putative L-type lectin-domain containing receptor kinase V.1; amino-acid sequence: MCLQRHAAVVFIGYRPEFPKVGDRFSEEGVTDKLMIAWNVDVKLIECELLDIKLVVLNEPKDVELGGHGFAFVVAPSTNFSDATRGRYLDLFNESNNRNPTNHIFSVEFDTAQQAILMDTDASHVAINVNRVISNASAPAAYYIEYGKMEWVVLDSKTTIQAWIEYDGQMKQLNVTIAPLLVSKHYILGWSAKMSEQHLDLSRLPSISDESPLWKSSKLFLNLTSKKIEGWEIDYPHRFSYRELYRATKGFKDELGKGSFDSVYKGVMPGTGLEVAVKKVSPESKQGMREFVAEVSSLGRMRHINLVQLHGSLSWEQRFNILKGIASSLLLSDFGHARLFGHGTNPKTTHIVWSFGYMALELSHTYKSMTSSDVYSYGALLLKGGQTLDAMDKKLENCYVVEEGELVLKLGMLCSQTAPESRPNMQ